In a genomic window of Suricata suricatta isolate VVHF042 chromosome 12, meerkat_22Aug2017_6uvM2_HiC, whole genome shotgun sequence:
- the FAM110A gene encoding protein FAM110A produces the protein MPVDTLTPGARDTPALPFRLRTKVPGYLLRRPADGGARKPSAVERLEADKAKYVKSLHVANTRQEPVQPLLSKQPLFSPGTRRTVLTPSRRVLPGPGRRPQLDLDILSSLINLCDTPASPAEVGRTPGRTEGAYQAPPATPPRPPPSTAAVRRVDVRPLPALPAQPCPSPGTTTASSPARPPGLQRSKSDLSERFSRAAADLERFFNFCGLDPEEARGLGVAHLARASSDIVSLAGPSAGPGSSEGDCSRRSSATVEERARERVPYGVSAVERNARVIKWLYGLRQARDTPAAEG, from the coding sequence ATGCCTGTGGACACACTGACTCCGGGAGCCCGGGACACCCCTGCCCTACCTTTCCGCCTGCGGACCAAAGTCCCCGGCTACCTGCTGCGGCGGCCAGCAGACGGTGGAGCCCGGAAACCTAGCGCTGTGGAGCGCCTGGAGGCCGACAAGGCCAAGTACGTCAAGAGCCTGCATGTGGCCAACACCCGCCAGGAACCTGTGCAGCCCCTGCTGTCCAAACAGCCACTCTTCAGCCCAGGGACTCGCCGCACGGTGCTCACACCTAGCCGCCGAGTCCTGCCTGGCCCTGGCCGCCGGCCTCAGCTGGACTTGGACATCCTCAGCAGCCTCATCAACTTGTGTGACACTCCCGCGTCCCCTGCTGAGGTTGGCCGTACCCCTGGACGGACAGAGGGAGCCTACCAGGCGCCCCCAGCCACCCCCCCACGCCCACCACCCAGTACGGCAGCAGTGCGACGCGTGGACGTCCGTCCCCTGCCTGCCttgcctgcccagccctgcccgtCGCCAGGCACCACCactgcctccagcccagcccgGCCCCCGGGTTTGCAACGCTCCAAGTCGGATTTGAGTGAGCGTTTCTCGCGGGCAGCTGCTGACCTTGAGCGGTTTTTTAACTTCTGCGGTCTGGACCCGGAGGAGGCACGGGGCCTGGGAGTGGCGCATCTGGCGCGGGCCAGCTCAGACATCGTATCCCTGGCCGGGCCCAGTGCCGGACCCGGCAGCTCTGAGGGTGACTGCTCCCGCCGCAGCTCTGCCACTGTCGAGGAGCGCGCGCGGGAGCGCGTCCCCTATGGCGTGTCGGCGGTAGAGCGTAATGCCCGCGTCATCAAGTGGCTGTACGGGTTGCGGCAGGCGCGCGACACCCCAGCGGCTGAGGGCTAG